Proteins from a genomic interval of Falco rusticolus isolate bFalRus1 chromosome 7, bFalRus1.pri, whole genome shotgun sequence:
- the ATG13 gene encoding autophagy-related protein 13 isoform X4 gives MDTDLSSQDRKDLDKFIKFFALKTVQVIVQARLGEKICTRSSSSPTGSDWFNLAIKDIPEVTHEAKKALAGQLPAVGRSMCVEISLKTSEGDSMELEIWCLEMNEKCDKEIKVSYTVYNRLSLLLKSLLAITRVTPAYRLSRKQGHEYVILYRIYFGEVQLSGLGEGFQTVRVGTVGTPVGTITLSCAYRINLAFMSTRQFERTPPIMGIIIDHFVDRPYPSSSPMHPCNYRAGEDNGAVYPSVEDSQEVCTTSFSTSPPSQSVFTVTKAHFQTPPPVVTDTLKVPVMGLAFSHQLSSSRLSYQPAALGVGSADMGYPVLFAGGLNAAHPHQLIGPGKEGGVPPTPSQPAHGTQADQERMCTPLDGVHYSAATPSSSEDTETVSNSSEGKCGSPHDLLETIFIRKVGAFVNKPINQVNPPESPETESPLQGSLHSEGSSGSSTGNTHDDFVMIDFKPAFSKDDILPMDLGTFYREFQNPPQLSSLSIDIGAQSMAEDLDSLPEKLAVHEKNVKEFDAFVETLQ, from the exons ATGGACACTGATCTCAGTTCCCAGGACAGGAAGGACCTGGACAAGTTCATcaaattttttgctttaaag ACGGTACAAGTAATTGTCCAGGCCCGACTTGGAGAGAAAATCTGTACCCGATCATCATCCTCCCCAACAGGCTCTGACTGG TTCAATTTAGCAATCAAAGATATACCAGAAGTTACTCatgaagcaaagaaagcccTGGCAGGACAACTACCCGCTGTTGGACGGTCTATGTGCGTGGAGATTTCTCTCAAAACCTCAGAG GGGGACTCCATGGAGCTGGAAATTTGGTGTctagaaatgaatgaaaa GTGTgacaaagaaatcaaagtttCATACACCGTATACAAcaggctgtctctgctgctgaagtctTTGCTTGCTATAACCAGGGTAACTCCAGCCTACAGACTCTCAAGGAAACAAGGCCATGAATATGTAATATTGTACAG gATATATTTTGGTGAAGTGCAACTGAGTGGCTTGGGAGAAG GTTTCCAGACAGTCCGTGTTGGGACAGTGGGTACCCCAGTGGGCACCATCACTTTGTCTTGTGCCTACAGAATCAACCTCGCTTTCATGTCAACCAG GCAGTTTGAGAGGACCCCTCCTATCATGGGGATTATCATTGATCACTTTGTGGACCGTCCCTATCCCAGCTCTTCACCCATGCACCCCTGCAATTACAG AGCTGGTGAGGACAATGGTGCAGTATACCCCTCAGTAGAAGATTCCCAAGAAGTGTGTACCACGTCTTTTTCCACCTCTCCTCCATCTCAG TCTGTTTTTACTGTCACAAAGGCACATTTTCAGACCCCTCCTCCTGTGGTGACGGACACCTTGAAGGTCCCAGTGATGGGACTGGCCTTTTCACATCAA cTTTCCAGCTCTCGTCTTTCCTATcagcctgctgccctgggagtTGGATCAGCTGACATGGGGTATCCCGTACTCTTTGCTGGTGGCTTGAATGCTGCACACCCTCACCAG CTCATTGGTCCAGGCAAAGAGGGGGGAGTTCCCCCAACTCCTAGCCAGCCAGCACATGGCACTCAAGCTGACCAAGAGAGGATGTGCACCCCACTGGATGGAGTCCACTACTCAGCAGCTACTCCTTCTAGTAG CGAGGACACAGAAACAGTATCGAACAGCAGCGAAGGGAAGTGTGGCTCCCCACATGACCTTTTGGAGACCATCTTTATCCGGAAGGTGGGAGCTTTTGTCAACAAACCCATTAACCAG GTCAATCCTCCTGAATCCCCAGAAACTGAATCTCCTCTACAAGGCAGCTTGCACTCGGAGGGTTccagtggcagcagcacagggaacaCCCACGATGACTTTGTAATGATTGACTTT AAACCAGCATTTTCGAAAGATGACATTCTTCCAATGGACCTGGGGACATTTTACCGTGAGTTTCAGAACCCCCCTCAGCTCAGCAGCCTTTCCATTGACATTGGAGCACAGTCCATGGCAGAGGATTTG GACTCGTTGCCAGAGAAGCTGGCAGTCCATGAGAAAAATGTCAAAGAGTTTGATGCCTTTGTAGAAACCTTGCAGTGA
- the ATG13 gene encoding autophagy-related protein 13 isoform X3 → MALDRCVGRERLAPSRSTRLPYAMDTDLSSQDRKDLDKFIKFFALKTVQVIVQARLGEKICTRSSSSPTGSDWFNLAIKDIPEVTHEAKKALAGQLPAVGRSMCVEISLKTSEGDSMELEIWCLEMNEKCDKEIKVSYTVYNRLSLLLKSLLAITRVTPAYRLSRKQGHEYVILYRIYFGEVQLSGLGEGFQTVRVGTVGTPVGTITLSCAYRINLAFMSTRQFERTPPIMGIIIDHFVDRPYPSSSPMHPCNYRAGEDNGAVYPSVEDSQEVCTTSFSTSPPSQSVFTVTKAHFQTPPPVVTDTLKVPVMGLAFSHQLSSSRLSYQPAALGVGSADMGYPVLFAGGLNAAHPHQLIGPGKEGGVPPTPSQPAHGTQADQERMCTPLDGVHYSAATPSSSEDTETVSNSSEGKCGSPHDLLETIFIRKVGAFVNKPINQVTMANLDIPFAMFAPKNVELEDNDPMVNPPESPETESPLQGSLHSEGSSGSSTGNTHDDFVMIDFKPAFSKDDILPMDLGTFYREFQNPPQLSSLSIDIGAQSMAEDLDSLPEKLAVHEKNVKEFDAFVETLQ, encoded by the exons ATTGCCATATGCAATGGACACTGATCTCAGTTCCCAGGACAGGAAGGACCTGGACAAGTTCATcaaattttttgctttaaag ACGGTACAAGTAATTGTCCAGGCCCGACTTGGAGAGAAAATCTGTACCCGATCATCATCCTCCCCAACAGGCTCTGACTGG TTCAATTTAGCAATCAAAGATATACCAGAAGTTACTCatgaagcaaagaaagcccTGGCAGGACAACTACCCGCTGTTGGACGGTCTATGTGCGTGGAGATTTCTCTCAAAACCTCAGAG GGGGACTCCATGGAGCTGGAAATTTGGTGTctagaaatgaatgaaaa GTGTgacaaagaaatcaaagtttCATACACCGTATACAAcaggctgtctctgctgctgaagtctTTGCTTGCTATAACCAGGGTAACTCCAGCCTACAGACTCTCAAGGAAACAAGGCCATGAATATGTAATATTGTACAG gATATATTTTGGTGAAGTGCAACTGAGTGGCTTGGGAGAAG GTTTCCAGACAGTCCGTGTTGGGACAGTGGGTACCCCAGTGGGCACCATCACTTTGTCTTGTGCCTACAGAATCAACCTCGCTTTCATGTCAACCAG GCAGTTTGAGAGGACCCCTCCTATCATGGGGATTATCATTGATCACTTTGTGGACCGTCCCTATCCCAGCTCTTCACCCATGCACCCCTGCAATTACAG AGCTGGTGAGGACAATGGTGCAGTATACCCCTCAGTAGAAGATTCCCAAGAAGTGTGTACCACGTCTTTTTCCACCTCTCCTCCATCTCAG TCTGTTTTTACTGTCACAAAGGCACATTTTCAGACCCCTCCTCCTGTGGTGACGGACACCTTGAAGGTCCCAGTGATGGGACTGGCCTTTTCACATCAA cTTTCCAGCTCTCGTCTTTCCTATcagcctgctgccctgggagtTGGATCAGCTGACATGGGGTATCCCGTACTCTTTGCTGGTGGCTTGAATGCTGCACACCCTCACCAG CTCATTGGTCCAGGCAAAGAGGGGGGAGTTCCCCCAACTCCTAGCCAGCCAGCACATGGCACTCAAGCTGACCAAGAGAGGATGTGCACCCCACTGGATGGAGTCCACTACTCAGCAGCTACTCCTTCTAGTAG CGAGGACACAGAAACAGTATCGAACAGCAGCGAAGGGAAGTGTGGCTCCCCACATGACCTTTTGGAGACCATCTTTATCCGGAAGGTGGGAGCTTTTGTCAACAAACCCATTAACCAG GTGACCATGGCCAACTTAGACATTCCTTTTGCCATGTTTGCTCCCAAGAACGTTGAGCTGGAAGATAACGACCCCATG GTCAATCCTCCTGAATCCCCAGAAACTGAATCTCCTCTACAAGGCAGCTTGCACTCGGAGGGTTccagtggcagcagcacagggaacaCCCACGATGACTTTGTAATGATTGACTTT AAACCAGCATTTTCGAAAGATGACATTCTTCCAATGGACCTGGGGACATTTTACCGTGAGTTTCAGAACCCCCCTCAGCTCAGCAGCCTTTCCATTGACATTGGAGCACAGTCCATGGCAGAGGATTTG GACTCGTTGCCAGAGAAGCTGGCAGTCCATGAGAAAAATGTCAAAGAGTTTGATGCCTTTGTAGAAACCTTGCAGTGA
- the ATG13 gene encoding autophagy-related protein 13 isoform X8: MALDRCVGRERLAPSRSTRNLKEDFIAAPVLYFRLPYAMDTDLSSQDRKDLDKFIKFFALKTVQVIVQARLGEKICTRSSSSPTGSDWFNLAIKDIPEVTHEAKKALAGQLPAVGRSMCVEISLKTSEGDSMELEIWCLEMNEKCDKEIKVSYTVYNRLSLLLKSLLAITRVTPAYRLSRKQGHEYVILYRIYFGEVQLSGLGEGFQTVRVGTVGTPVGTITLSCAYRINLAFMSTRQFERTPPIMGIIIDHFVDRPYPSSSPMHPCNYRAGEDNGAVYPSVEDSQEVCTTSFSTSPPSQSVFTVTKAHFQTPPPVVTDTLKVPVMGLAFSHQLSSSRLSYQPAALGVGSADMGYPVLFAGGLNAAHPHQLIGPGKEGGVPPTPSQPAHGTQADQERMCTPLDGVHYSAATPSSSEDTETVSNSSEGKCGSPHDLLETIFIRKVGAFVNKPINQVTMANLDIPFAMFAPKNVELEDNDPMKPAFSKDDILPMDLGTFYREFQNPPQLSSLSIDIGAQSMAEDLDSLPEKLAVHEKNVKEFDAFVETLQ, translated from the exons AAACCTGAAGGAAGACTTCATTGCCGCGCCTGTGCTATATTTCAGATTGCCATATGCAATGGACACTGATCTCAGTTCCCAGGACAGGAAGGACCTGGACAAGTTCATcaaattttttgctttaaag ACGGTACAAGTAATTGTCCAGGCCCGACTTGGAGAGAAAATCTGTACCCGATCATCATCCTCCCCAACAGGCTCTGACTGG TTCAATTTAGCAATCAAAGATATACCAGAAGTTACTCatgaagcaaagaaagcccTGGCAGGACAACTACCCGCTGTTGGACGGTCTATGTGCGTGGAGATTTCTCTCAAAACCTCAGAG GGGGACTCCATGGAGCTGGAAATTTGGTGTctagaaatgaatgaaaa GTGTgacaaagaaatcaaagtttCATACACCGTATACAAcaggctgtctctgctgctgaagtctTTGCTTGCTATAACCAGGGTAACTCCAGCCTACAGACTCTCAAGGAAACAAGGCCATGAATATGTAATATTGTACAG gATATATTTTGGTGAAGTGCAACTGAGTGGCTTGGGAGAAG GTTTCCAGACAGTCCGTGTTGGGACAGTGGGTACCCCAGTGGGCACCATCACTTTGTCTTGTGCCTACAGAATCAACCTCGCTTTCATGTCAACCAG GCAGTTTGAGAGGACCCCTCCTATCATGGGGATTATCATTGATCACTTTGTGGACCGTCCCTATCCCAGCTCTTCACCCATGCACCCCTGCAATTACAG AGCTGGTGAGGACAATGGTGCAGTATACCCCTCAGTAGAAGATTCCCAAGAAGTGTGTACCACGTCTTTTTCCACCTCTCCTCCATCTCAG TCTGTTTTTACTGTCACAAAGGCACATTTTCAGACCCCTCCTCCTGTGGTGACGGACACCTTGAAGGTCCCAGTGATGGGACTGGCCTTTTCACATCAA cTTTCCAGCTCTCGTCTTTCCTATcagcctgctgccctgggagtTGGATCAGCTGACATGGGGTATCCCGTACTCTTTGCTGGTGGCTTGAATGCTGCACACCCTCACCAG CTCATTGGTCCAGGCAAAGAGGGGGGAGTTCCCCCAACTCCTAGCCAGCCAGCACATGGCACTCAAGCTGACCAAGAGAGGATGTGCACCCCACTGGATGGAGTCCACTACTCAGCAGCTACTCCTTCTAGTAG CGAGGACACAGAAACAGTATCGAACAGCAGCGAAGGGAAGTGTGGCTCCCCACATGACCTTTTGGAGACCATCTTTATCCGGAAGGTGGGAGCTTTTGTCAACAAACCCATTAACCAG GTGACCATGGCCAACTTAGACATTCCTTTTGCCATGTTTGCTCCCAAGAACGTTGAGCTGGAAGATAACGACCCCATG AAACCAGCATTTTCGAAAGATGACATTCTTCCAATGGACCTGGGGACATTTTACCGTGAGTTTCAGAACCCCCCTCAGCTCAGCAGCCTTTCCATTGACATTGGAGCACAGTCCATGGCAGAGGATTTG GACTCGTTGCCAGAGAAGCTGGCAGTCCATGAGAAAAATGTCAAAGAGTTTGATGCCTTTGTAGAAACCTTGCAGTGA
- the ATG13 gene encoding autophagy-related protein 13 isoform X9: MDTDLSSQDRKDLDKFIKFFALKTVQVIVQARLGEKICTRSSSSPTGSDWFNLAIKDIPEVTHEAKKALAGQLPAVGRSMCVEISLKTSEGDSMELEIWCLEMNEKCDKEIKVSYTVYNRLSLLLKSLLAITRVTPAYRLSRKQGHEYVILYRIYFGEVQLSGLGEGFQTVRVGTVGTPVGTITLSCAYRINLAFMSTRAGEDNGAVYPSVEDSQEVCTTSFSTSPPSQLSSSRLSYQPAALGVGSADMGYPVLFAGGLNAAHPHQLIGPGKEGGVPPTPSQPAHGTQADQERMCTPLDGVHYSAATPSSSEDTETVSNSSEGKCGSPHDLLETIFIRKVGAFVNKPINQVTMANLDIPFAMFAPKNVELEDNDPMVNPPESPETESPLQGSLHSEGSSGSSTGNTHDDFVMIDFKPAFSKDDILPMDLGTFYREFQNPPQLSSLSIDIGAQSMAEDLDSLPEKLAVHEKNVKEFDAFVETLQ; this comes from the exons ATGGACACTGATCTCAGTTCCCAGGACAGGAAGGACCTGGACAAGTTCATcaaattttttgctttaaag ACGGTACAAGTAATTGTCCAGGCCCGACTTGGAGAGAAAATCTGTACCCGATCATCATCCTCCCCAACAGGCTCTGACTGG TTCAATTTAGCAATCAAAGATATACCAGAAGTTACTCatgaagcaaagaaagcccTGGCAGGACAACTACCCGCTGTTGGACGGTCTATGTGCGTGGAGATTTCTCTCAAAACCTCAGAG GGGGACTCCATGGAGCTGGAAATTTGGTGTctagaaatgaatgaaaa GTGTgacaaagaaatcaaagtttCATACACCGTATACAAcaggctgtctctgctgctgaagtctTTGCTTGCTATAACCAGGGTAACTCCAGCCTACAGACTCTCAAGGAAACAAGGCCATGAATATGTAATATTGTACAG gATATATTTTGGTGAAGTGCAACTGAGTGGCTTGGGAGAAG GTTTCCAGACAGTCCGTGTTGGGACAGTGGGTACCCCAGTGGGCACCATCACTTTGTCTTGTGCCTACAGAATCAACCTCGCTTTCATGTCAACCAG AGCTGGTGAGGACAATGGTGCAGTATACCCCTCAGTAGAAGATTCCCAAGAAGTGTGTACCACGTCTTTTTCCACCTCTCCTCCATCTCAG cTTTCCAGCTCTCGTCTTTCCTATcagcctgctgccctgggagtTGGATCAGCTGACATGGGGTATCCCGTACTCTTTGCTGGTGGCTTGAATGCTGCACACCCTCACCAG CTCATTGGTCCAGGCAAAGAGGGGGGAGTTCCCCCAACTCCTAGCCAGCCAGCACATGGCACTCAAGCTGACCAAGAGAGGATGTGCACCCCACTGGATGGAGTCCACTACTCAGCAGCTACTCCTTCTAGTAG CGAGGACACAGAAACAGTATCGAACAGCAGCGAAGGGAAGTGTGGCTCCCCACATGACCTTTTGGAGACCATCTTTATCCGGAAGGTGGGAGCTTTTGTCAACAAACCCATTAACCAG GTGACCATGGCCAACTTAGACATTCCTTTTGCCATGTTTGCTCCCAAGAACGTTGAGCTGGAAGATAACGACCCCATG GTCAATCCTCCTGAATCCCCAGAAACTGAATCTCCTCTACAAGGCAGCTTGCACTCGGAGGGTTccagtggcagcagcacagggaacaCCCACGATGACTTTGTAATGATTGACTTT AAACCAGCATTTTCGAAAGATGACATTCTTCCAATGGACCTGGGGACATTTTACCGTGAGTTTCAGAACCCCCCTCAGCTCAGCAGCCTTTCCATTGACATTGGAGCACAGTCCATGGCAGAGGATTTG GACTCGTTGCCAGAGAAGCTGGCAGTCCATGAGAAAAATGTCAAAGAGTTTGATGCCTTTGTAGAAACCTTGCAGTGA